A region from the Nocardioides coralli genome encodes:
- a CDS encoding acyl-CoA carboxylase subunit epsilon: MSGEEKDAATSAEPAATPLLRIITPDTTPEEVAAIVAVLSALGSGETAKPKPASEWNSPYRQVRPFYSHGPGGWRSSGLPKHRGRGN, from the coding sequence ATGTCCGGCGAGGAGAAGGACGCGGCCACCTCGGCCGAGCCTGCCGCGACCCCGCTGCTGCGGATCATCACCCCCGACACCACCCCCGAGGAGGTGGCCGCGATCGTGGCCGTCCTCTCCGCGCTCGGGTCCGGGGAGACCGCAAAGCCGAAGCCGGCCTCGGAGTGGAACAGCCCCTACCGGCAGGTGCGGCCCTTCTACTCCCACGGCCCCGGAGGCTGGCGCTCCTCCGGCCTGCCCAAGCACCGGGGGCGCGGCAACTGA
- a CDS encoding Maf family protein produces the protein MTPLVLASQSPARLQVLRNAGVEPTVIVSGVDESQVDGIAPAELALQLAELKAAAVAGRNEVPTGALVLGCDSVLELDGDALGKPADADEAVRRWQAMRGRSGVLHTGHALHDTASARVAAATASTTVHFAEVDDDEIAAYVATGEPLHVAGAFTVDGLGGAFVTGIEGDHHNVVGLSLPLLRELVTELGHRWTSLWRDPS, from the coding sequence GTGACGCCGCTCGTCCTGGCCTCGCAGTCGCCGGCCCGGCTGCAGGTCCTGCGCAACGCGGGCGTCGAGCCGACAGTGATCGTCTCGGGGGTCGACGAGTCCCAGGTCGACGGCATCGCGCCCGCCGAGCTCGCCCTGCAGCTGGCCGAGCTCAAGGCGGCGGCCGTGGCCGGCCGCAACGAGGTCCCGACTGGTGCGCTGGTGCTCGGGTGCGACTCGGTGCTCGAGCTGGACGGCGACGCACTCGGCAAGCCCGCCGACGCCGACGAGGCCGTACGCCGGTGGCAGGCGATGCGTGGACGCAGCGGGGTGCTCCACACCGGCCACGCGCTCCACGACACCGCCTCCGCGCGGGTGGCTGCCGCCACCGCCTCGACGACGGTCCACTTCGCCGAGGTGGACGACGACGAGATCGCTGCCTACGTCGCGACCGGCGAGCCGCTCCACGTCGCGGGCGCCTTCACGGTCGACGGTCTCGGCGGGGCGTTCGTCACGGGGATCGAGGGCGACCACCACAACGTGGTCGGCCTCAGCCTGCCGCTGCTGCGCGAGCTGGTGACCGAGCTCGGGCACCGGTGGACCTCGCTCTGGCGGGACCCGTCGTGA
- a CDS encoding GtrA family protein: protein MGERSQRLAGEFGRSAVAGTIASIVAFVLFNLLVHWDPGYDNAVLNDHAITGFVIANVLSTLLTYQLSRSWAFRHREPVGFAGGVVPFFLISGLSLLIPVTCLWVSRNLLGYDSALADNIAANVVGLFLGFVSRFALFRIFVFRRRARTSPEQEPAPRGKLEHQPEA from the coding sequence ATGGGAGAGAGGTCGCAGCGGCTCGCGGGGGAGTTCGGCCGTTCCGCCGTGGCCGGGACGATCGCGTCCATCGTCGCCTTCGTCCTCTTCAACCTGCTGGTCCACTGGGACCCGGGCTACGACAACGCGGTGCTCAACGACCACGCGATCACGGGCTTCGTGATCGCCAACGTGCTGTCGACGCTGCTGACCTACCAGCTGAGCCGGTCCTGGGCCTTCCGCCACCGCGAGCCGGTCGGGTTCGCGGGAGGCGTCGTCCCGTTCTTCCTCATCAGCGGGCTCAGCCTGCTCATCCCGGTCACCTGCCTGTGGGTGAGTCGCAACCTGCTGGGCTACGACAGCGCCCTCGCCGACAACATCGCGGCCAACGTCGTCGGCCTGTTCCTGGGCTTCGTGTCCCGCTTCGCGCTGTTCCGGATCTTCGTGTTCCGGCGCCGGGCCCGGACCTCACCCGAGCAGGAGCCAGCTCCACGCGGCAAGCTCGAGCACCAGCCAGAAGCGTAG
- a CDS encoding iron ABC transporter substrate-binding protein: protein MSKRVIATALVALAPVLSSCGLLGGPDLVVYNAQHEELMTEIVPLFEEETGLEVELRNGKDLELANQLVAEGDQSPADVFLTENSPAMSIVDNAGLFTAVSEDALANIPDDYVPSSQNWTGILARSTVVMYNTGSSSAAEMPESILDFADPEWEGRVGFSPTGHDFQAIVSAVLEAEGEEATRDWLEGLAANGTVLDNNLVVMQAVNEGEVEAGIAYHYYWYRDQQEAGDNSDNVQLHFFDGQDPGAFISISGAGVLAASDQQENAQRFVEYLTAAEAQQAMADSYALEYPLNPEASISGDTGVKPFDELEPPAIDPATLNGPKVTELMTEAGLL from the coding sequence GTGAGCAAGCGCGTGATCGCGACCGCCCTCGTCGCGCTGGCCCCTGTCCTCAGCTCCTGCGGCCTGCTCGGCGGGCCCGACCTCGTGGTCTACAACGCCCAGCACGAGGAGCTGATGACCGAGATCGTGCCGCTCTTCGAGGAGGAGACCGGCCTCGAGGTCGAGCTGCGCAACGGCAAGGACCTCGAGCTGGCCAACCAGCTCGTGGCCGAGGGCGACCAGTCCCCCGCGGACGTCTTCCTCACCGAGAACTCCCCCGCGATGAGCATCGTCGACAACGCCGGCCTCTTCACCGCCGTCTCCGAGGACGCGCTGGCCAACATCCCGGACGACTACGTGCCGAGCTCCCAGAACTGGACCGGCATCCTCGCCCGCTCCACCGTCGTCATGTACAACACGGGCAGCTCCTCGGCCGCGGAGATGCCGGAGTCGATCCTCGACTTCGCCGACCCCGAGTGGGAGGGGCGCGTGGGCTTCTCCCCGACCGGCCACGACTTCCAGGCGATCGTCAGCGCGGTGCTCGAGGCCGAGGGCGAGGAGGCGACCCGCGACTGGCTCGAGGGTCTGGCCGCCAACGGGACCGTGCTCGACAACAACCTGGTCGTGATGCAGGCCGTCAACGAGGGAGAGGTCGAGGCAGGCATCGCCTACCACTACTACTGGTACCGCGACCAGCAGGAGGCCGGCGACAACTCCGACAACGTGCAGCTGCACTTCTTCGACGGGCAGGACCCCGGCGCCTTCATCAGCATCTCCGGTGCCGGTGTCCTCGCAGCCAGCGACCAGCAGGAGAACGCCCAGCGCTTCGTCGAGTACCTCACCGCCGCCGAGGCGCAGCAGGCGATGGCCGACTCCTACGCGCTGGAGTACCCCCTCAACCCGGAGGCGAGCATCTCCGGGGACACCGGCGTCAAGCCGTTCGACGAGCTCGAGCCCCCGGCCATCGACCCCGCCACGCTCAACGGCCCCAAGGTCACCGAGCTCATGACCGAGGCTGGCCTGCTCTGA
- a CDS encoding acyl-CoA dehydrogenase family protein, which yields MSFELSPEHEQFRRTVRDFAEKEIAPHAAQWDRDHHFPTDVVQKMGQLGLMGLTAPEEYGGAGLAGDDGGFTSLCLAIEEIGRVDQSMGITLEAAVGLGINPILTFGTDEQKQSWLPDLVSGDRLAGFGLTEPGAGSDAGATRTKAVLENGEWVVNGAKQFITNSGSDITSCVTVTARTGEREDGRAEISAIIVPSGTEGFTAEKAYDKLGWHASDTHPLTFTDCRVPEANLLGERGRGYAQFLATLDDGRVAIAALAVGCIQACLDHSLQYAGERQTFGVPIGRKQGLAFQVSDLQVMLDASRLLVYKAAAMKDAMDAGRSVSMQEFKQAAAVAKLYATESAVTATRIATQVFGGYGFMEEYPVVRFYRDAKVLEIGEGTSEVQRMLIARGLGLPVE from the coding sequence ATGAGCTTCGAGTTGTCTCCCGAGCACGAGCAGTTCCGGCGCACGGTCCGCGACTTCGCCGAGAAGGAGATCGCCCCGCACGCCGCACAGTGGGACCGCGACCACCACTTCCCCACCGACGTCGTGCAGAAGATGGGGCAGCTCGGCCTGATGGGACTCACGGCGCCCGAGGAGTACGGCGGCGCCGGGCTCGCCGGCGACGACGGTGGCTTCACGAGCCTCTGCCTGGCGATCGAGGAGATCGGCCGGGTCGACCAGTCCATGGGCATCACCCTCGAGGCGGCGGTCGGCCTCGGCATCAACCCGATCCTCACCTTCGGCACCGACGAGCAGAAGCAGTCCTGGCTCCCCGACCTCGTGAGCGGCGACAGGCTCGCCGGTTTCGGCCTGACCGAGCCGGGCGCCGGGTCCGACGCCGGCGCCACCCGCACCAAGGCCGTCCTCGAGAACGGCGAGTGGGTGGTCAACGGTGCCAAGCAGTTCATCACCAACTCCGGCTCCGACATCACCTCCTGCGTCACCGTCACCGCGCGGACCGGGGAGCGCGAGGACGGCCGCGCCGAGATCTCGGCGATCATCGTGCCCTCCGGCACCGAGGGCTTCACGGCCGAGAAGGCCTACGACAAGCTCGGCTGGCATGCCTCCGACACCCACCCGCTGACCTTCACCGACTGCCGGGTGCCCGAGGCCAACCTGCTCGGCGAGCGCGGACGCGGCTACGCGCAGTTCCTCGCCACGCTCGACGACGGCCGGGTCGCCATCGCCGCCCTCGCGGTCGGCTGCATCCAGGCCTGCCTCGACCACTCGCTCCAGTACGCCGGTGAGCGGCAGACCTTCGGCGTCCCGATCGGGCGCAAGCAGGGGCTCGCCTTCCAGGTGTCCGACCTGCAGGTGATGCTCGACGCGTCGCGGCTGCTGGTCTACAAGGCCGCGGCGATGAAGGACGCCATGGACGCGGGTCGCTCGGTGTCGATGCAGGAGTTCAAGCAGGCCGCGGCCGTGGCCAAGCTCTACGCGACCGAGTCGGCGGTCACCGCCACCCGGATCGCCACCCAGGTGTTCGGCGGGTACGGCTTCATGGAGGAGTACCCCGTGGTCCGCTTCTACCGCGACGCCAAGGTGCTCGAGATCGGCGAGGGCACCAGCGAGGTGCAGCGGATGCTCATCGCGCGCGGCCTCGGCCTGCCCGTCGAGTGA
- a CDS encoding DUF885 domain-containing protein, with protein sequence MTERRVDAIADTYVEEYAALDPITATYVGIPGHEHRLTDLSPDGFAAIEGLTRKALADARDTAPVDERERVAREAFLERLGLEVELMDAGESRHQVSVLASAIHAVRQVFDLMPTEGEQAWAAIDARLAAVPDTLAGFRATLLEEAGRGRVSAQRQYREVVGQIRGWTGQSTHGRTVFGDLVAGCQVDALRTDLDRHAAAATEAMAETGRFLEEEMLPRGREKDAVGRERYALASRYFLGAEIDLEETYAWGWRELKRLADDMAATAERVKPGATYAEAVAHLEGDASRRVTGREAFRDWMQQLADRTVAELAGVHFDIPEEVRRIECMIAPTNDGGIYYTGPSEDFTRPGRMWWSVPDGIDEFHPWREVTTVFHEGVPGHHLQVAQTSYRSELLNRWQRLMCWVSGHGEGWALYAERLMDELGYLDDPADRLGMLDAQSFRAARVIVDIGMHLELEIPRDNPFGFHPGETWDPDLALAFLRDHCAMEDAFLRFEVSRYLGWPGQAPSYKVGERIWLDARAQAQARAGDAFDLKTFHRQALDLGALGLDPLQRALARL encoded by the coding sequence GTGACCGAACGCCGCGTGGACGCCATCGCCGACACCTATGTCGAGGAGTACGCCGCCCTCGACCCCATCACCGCCACCTACGTGGGCATTCCCGGCCACGAGCACCGCCTCACCGACCTCTCGCCGGACGGGTTCGCAGCGATCGAGGGACTCACCCGCAAGGCCCTGGCGGACGCGCGCGACACGGCCCCCGTCGACGAGCGCGAGCGGGTGGCGCGCGAGGCGTTCCTCGAACGGCTCGGCCTCGAGGTGGAGCTCATGGACGCCGGCGAGAGCCGCCACCAGGTCTCCGTGCTCGCCAGCGCGATCCACGCGGTGCGTCAGGTGTTCGACCTGATGCCCACCGAGGGCGAGCAGGCGTGGGCCGCCATCGACGCCCGGCTCGCCGCCGTGCCCGACACCCTGGCGGGGTTCCGGGCCACCCTGCTCGAGGAGGCGGGCCGTGGCCGGGTCAGCGCGCAGCGCCAGTACCGCGAGGTGGTGGGTCAGATCCGGGGCTGGACCGGTCAGTCCACGCACGGGCGCACCGTGTTCGGCGACCTGGTCGCCGGCTGCCAGGTCGACGCGCTTCGCACCGACCTCGACCGCCACGCCGCGGCCGCCACCGAGGCGATGGCGGAGACGGGCAGGTTCCTGGAGGAGGAGATGCTCCCCCGGGGTCGCGAGAAGGACGCGGTCGGCCGCGAGCGCTACGCCCTGGCGTCGCGCTACTTCCTCGGCGCCGAGATCGACCTCGAGGAGACCTACGCGTGGGGCTGGCGGGAGCTCAAGCGGCTGGCCGACGACATGGCCGCGACCGCCGAGCGCGTGAAGCCGGGGGCGACGTACGCCGAGGCCGTGGCCCACCTCGAGGGCGACGCCAGCCGGCGCGTCACCGGCCGCGAGGCCTTCCGCGACTGGATGCAGCAGCTGGCCGACCGCACCGTCGCCGAGCTCGCCGGCGTCCACTTCGACATCCCGGAGGAGGTCCGCCGGATCGAGTGCATGATCGCGCCCACCAACGACGGCGGGATCTACTACACGGGTCCGTCGGAGGACTTCACCCGGCCGGGCCGGATGTGGTGGTCGGTGCCCGACGGCATCGACGAGTTCCACCCCTGGCGCGAGGTCACGACCGTCTTCCACGAGGGCGTCCCCGGCCACCACCTGCAGGTGGCGCAGACGTCCTACCGCAGCGAGCTGCTCAACCGCTGGCAGCGCCTGATGTGCTGGGTCAGCGGACACGGCGAGGGCTGGGCGCTCTACGCCGAGCGGCTCATGGACGAGCTCGGCTACCTCGACGACCCGGCCGACCGGCTCGGGATGCTCGACGCCCAGAGCTTCCGCGCGGCACGTGTCATCGTCGACATCGGGATGCACCTGGAGCTGGAGATCCCCCGCGACAACCCCTTCGGCTTCCACCCCGGCGAGACCTGGGACCCCGACCTCGCCCTCGCGTTCCTGCGCGACCACTGCGCCATGGAGGACGCCTTCCTGCGCTTCGAGGTGAGCCGCTACCTCGGCTGGCCGGGGCAGGCGCCGTCCTACAAGGTCGGCGAGCGGATCTGGCTCGACGCGCGCGCCCAGGCGCAGGCGCGGGCCGGCGACGCCTTCGACCTCAAGACCTTCCACCGGCAGGCGCTCGACCTGGGAGCCCTCGGACTCGACCCGCTGCAGCGGGCGCTGGCCCGGCTGTGA
- a CDS encoding acyl-CoA carboxylase subunit beta, producing the protein MSAHPGEGTDVPTDIDIHTTAGKLQDLDRRLDEAVHAGSAKAVEKQHAKGRKTARERIELLFDEGSFVELDELARHRSTAFGLEKNRPYGDGVVTGYGTIDGRQVCVFSQDFTVFGGSLGEVYGEKITKVMDLAIKTGCPIIGINEGAGARIQEGVVSLGLYGEIFRRNVHASGVIPQISMIMGNCAGGHVYSPAVTDFTVMVDQTSAMFITGPDVIKTVTGEDVTMEELGGARTHNTKSGNAHYMGHDEDDAIEYVKALLSFLPQNNLDPAPAYDEVPDPEFTDLDRSLDSLIPDGANQPYDMHDAITAVLDDEEFLEVQAMFAPNIIVGFGRVEGHSVGVVANQPLQFAGTLDIDASEKAARFVRFCDAFNIPVLTFVDVPGFLPGTDQEWDGIIRRGAKLIYAYAEATVPLVTVITRKAYGGAYDVMGSKHLGADMNVAWPTAQIAVMGAQGAVNILHRKTLAAAQDAGDDVEAKRAELIEEYEDTLANPYIAAERGYVDAVIAPHETRLEIVKALRLLRSKREVLPAKKHGNIPL; encoded by the coding sequence GTGAGTGCACACCCCGGCGAGGGCACCGACGTCCCCACCGACATCGACATCCACACGACAGCGGGCAAGCTCCAGGACCTCGACCGTCGGCTCGACGAGGCGGTGCACGCGGGGTCGGCGAAGGCGGTGGAGAAGCAGCACGCCAAGGGCCGCAAGACCGCGCGGGAGCGGATCGAGCTGCTCTTCGACGAGGGCAGCTTCGTGGAGCTCGACGAGCTGGCGCGCCACCGGTCGACGGCGTTCGGGCTGGAGAAGAACCGGCCCTACGGAGACGGCGTGGTGACCGGCTACGGCACCATCGACGGCCGCCAGGTGTGCGTGTTCTCCCAGGACTTCACCGTCTTCGGCGGCTCGCTGGGCGAGGTCTACGGCGAGAAGATCACCAAGGTCATGGACCTCGCGATCAAGACCGGCTGCCCGATCATCGGCATCAACGAGGGTGCGGGTGCGCGGATCCAGGAGGGCGTGGTCTCCCTCGGGCTCTACGGCGAGATCTTCCGCCGCAACGTCCACGCCTCGGGTGTCATCCCGCAGATCAGCATGATCATGGGCAACTGCGCCGGCGGCCACGTCTACTCCCCCGCCGTCACCGACTTCACCGTGATGGTCGACCAGACCTCGGCGATGTTCATCACCGGCCCCGACGTCATCAAGACCGTCACCGGCGAGGACGTCACGATGGAGGAGCTCGGCGGCGCCCGGACCCACAACACCAAGTCCGGCAACGCCCACTACATGGGCCACGACGAGGACGACGCCATCGAGTACGTCAAGGCGCTGCTGTCGTTCCTGCCGCAGAACAACCTCGACCCGGCGCCTGCCTACGACGAGGTCCCCGATCCCGAGTTCACCGACCTCGACCGCAGCCTGGACAGCCTGATCCCCGACGGCGCCAACCAGCCCTACGACATGCACGACGCGATCACGGCGGTCCTCGACGACGAGGAGTTCCTCGAGGTGCAGGCGATGTTCGCGCCGAACATCATCGTCGGCTTCGGCCGCGTCGAGGGCCACTCGGTGGGGGTGGTCGCCAACCAGCCGCTGCAGTTCGCCGGCACCCTCGACATCGACGCCTCGGAGAAGGCTGCGCGCTTCGTGAGGTTCTGCGACGCGTTCAACATCCCGGTGCTGACCTTCGTCGACGTCCCCGGCTTCCTGCCCGGCACCGACCAGGAGTGGGACGGCATCATCCGCCGCGGCGCGAAGCTGATCTACGCCTACGCCGAGGCCACGGTGCCGCTGGTCACCGTCATCACCCGCAAGGCCTACGGCGGCGCCTACGACGTCATGGGCTCCAAGCACCTCGGCGCCGACATGAACGTGGCGTGGCCGACGGCACAGATCGCGGTGATGGGCGCACAGGGAGCGGTCAACATCCTCCACCGCAAGACGCTGGCGGCGGCCCAGGACGCCGGCGACGACGTGGAGGCGAAGCGGGCCGAGCTGATCGAGGAGTACGAGGACACCCTCGCCAACCCCTACATCGCCGCCGAACGGGGCTACGTCGACGCGGTGATCGCCCCCCACGAGACCCGGCTCGAGATCGTCAAGGCGCTGCGGCTGCTGCGTTCCAAGCGCGAGGTGCTGCCGGCCAAGAAGCACGGGAACATCCCGCTCTGA
- a CDS encoding ABC transporter permease: protein MAVLALVPLGFVATYAVAIGPAEAWDLVARPRVGMLFWNTVRAAVGCMVLCAVLGVGLAFLVERTDVPAKGLWHGLLVAPLAVPAFVNSYAWVSLDRSWTGYDGVLLVVSLSYFPLVYLPVVASLRGLDPALEEAAWSLGHSRRRTFLTVLLPQLRPALLGGVLLVGLHLLAEFGALQLLRYPTFTTAIYDLYGSTFNGAAANMIAGVLVLCCLLLLLGELRLRGHQRLARVGQGAARTPEPVRLGRARVPVTGLLAGLVALALGVPLVALLHWLRVGSSTEFPVGELLAAAGSTVGLAAGGAVLTTLLALPVAWLAVRHRGRLTTLIERSTYVAHALPGIVVALAFVTVSLQVVPIVYQTTLLLLAAYAVLFLPRAVVSVRAGLEQAPLVLDDVARSLGTGPLATARRVTLPMIAPSLGAGAALVFLAIATELTATLMLSPIGTDTLATSFWSASSDLRYGAAAPYALLLVLISVPATVLLMRRERIAS from the coding sequence GTGGCCGTGCTGGCGCTGGTGCCGCTCGGCTTCGTGGCGACGTACGCCGTGGCCATCGGGCCGGCCGAGGCCTGGGACCTCGTCGCCCGGCCGCGGGTGGGCATGCTGTTCTGGAACACGGTGCGCGCCGCCGTCGGCTGCATGGTGCTGTGCGCCGTGCTGGGGGTCGGGCTCGCGTTCCTCGTCGAGCGCACCGACGTCCCGGCCAAGGGCCTGTGGCACGGCCTCCTCGTGGCCCCGCTGGCGGTGCCGGCCTTCGTCAACAGCTACGCCTGGGTCTCCCTCGACCGCTCGTGGACGGGGTACGACGGGGTCCTGCTCGTGGTCTCCCTCTCCTACTTCCCGCTGGTCTACCTCCCGGTCGTCGCGTCGCTGCGGGGCCTCGACCCCGCGCTGGAGGAGGCCGCGTGGTCCCTGGGGCACTCCCGGCGCCGCACCTTCCTCACCGTGCTGCTGCCGCAGCTGCGACCGGCCCTGCTCGGCGGCGTGCTCCTCGTGGGGCTGCACCTGCTGGCCGAGTTCGGCGCCCTCCAGCTGCTGCGTTACCCCACCTTCACGACCGCCATCTACGACCTCTACGGCTCCACGTTCAACGGCGCTGCGGCCAACATGATCGCGGGCGTCCTCGTGCTCTGCTGCCTGCTGCTGCTGCTGGGCGAGCTGCGGCTGCGCGGCCACCAGCGCCTGGCGCGCGTGGGCCAGGGCGCGGCGAGGACCCCCGAGCCCGTGCGGCTGGGCCGAGCCCGGGTGCCGGTGACCGGCCTGCTGGCCGGCCTCGTGGCGCTCGCGCTCGGCGTGCCGCTGGTCGCCCTCCTCCACTGGCTGCGGGTCGGGTCGTCCACGGAGTTCCCGGTCGGCGAGCTCCTGGCGGCGGCGGGCTCGACGGTCGGGCTCGCCGCCGGCGGCGCCGTGCTCACCACCCTGCTCGCGCTGCCCGTGGCGTGGCTGGCGGTGCGCCACCGCGGCCGCCTCACCACCCTCATCGAGCGCAGCACCTACGTGGCCCACGCGCTGCCCGGCATCGTCGTCGCCCTCGCGTTCGTCACGGTCAGCCTCCAGGTCGTGCCGATCGTCTACCAGACGACCCTGCTCCTGCTGGCGGCGTACGCCGTCCTCTTCCTGCCCCGCGCGGTGGTCTCCGTCCGCGCCGGCCTGGAGCAGGCGCCGCTGGTGCTCGACGACGTGGCGCGCAGCCTCGGGACCGGTCCGCTCGCGACCGCCCGGAGGGTCACCCTGCCGATGATCGCGCCCAGCCTCGGGGCGGGCGCGGCCCTGGTGTTCCTCGCCATCGCCACCGAGCTGACGGCGACCCTGATGCTGTCGCCCATCGGCACCGACACCCTGGCCACGAGCTTCTGGTCGGCCTCCTCCGACCTCCGCTACGGCGCAGCCGCGCCCTACGCGCTGCTGCTGGTGCTGATCTCGGTGCCGGCGACGGTGCTGCTGATGCGCCGGGAGAGGATCGCCTCGTGA
- a CDS encoding P1 family peptidase: protein MRNAITDVPGIRVGHAQRTGGGWLTGTTVVVAPDAGAVGGVDVRGGGPGTRETDLLDPRNLVDRVHAVVLTGGSALGLAAADGVTRGLLERGIGFPVDSEPGHVVPIVPAAVVFDLGRGGEFGNVPDADLGRDALAAASADVAEGSVGAGTGARVGGLKGGVGTAATRLADGTTVGALVVVNAVGSAVDPETGELYAARHCVVGDLPDLRRPDPEDLEAAWQRARELPEPRPPLATTLAVVATDATLTKAQCQKVSGIGHDGMARALNPVHTMLDGDTVFTLATGEREVPDPPVFHALLVAAGDAVTRSIARAVLAAESAGGMRGFRDAFPSALP from the coding sequence ATGCGGAACGCGATCACCGACGTACCGGGCATCCGGGTGGGCCACGCCCAGCGGACCGGCGGCGGCTGGCTGACCGGCACCACGGTGGTGGTGGCGCCCGACGCCGGTGCGGTCGGTGGGGTGGACGTCCGCGGCGGGGGGCCCGGCACCCGCGAGACCGACCTGCTCGACCCCCGCAACCTGGTCGACCGCGTGCACGCGGTCGTGCTGACCGGGGGCTCGGCGTTGGGGCTCGCCGCGGCCGACGGCGTCACCCGCGGCCTGCTGGAGCGGGGCATCGGCTTCCCGGTCGACAGCGAACCCGGGCACGTCGTCCCGATCGTCCCGGCCGCGGTGGTCTTCGACCTCGGGCGCGGCGGGGAGTTCGGCAACGTCCCGGACGCCGACCTCGGCCGCGACGCGCTGGCGGCGGCGTCCGCCGACGTCGCGGAGGGTTCCGTCGGCGCCGGCACCGGCGCCCGGGTGGGCGGGCTCAAGGGTGGCGTCGGGACCGCCGCCACCCGGCTCGCGGACGGCACGACGGTCGGCGCCCTCGTGGTGGTCAACGCGGTCGGGTCCGCCGTCGACCCGGAGACGGGGGAGCTCTACGCCGCCCGCCACTGTGTCGTGGGCGACCTCCCCGACCTGCGGCGGCCCGACCCCGAGGACCTCGAGGCCGCGTGGCAACGGGCCCGGGAGCTCCCGGAGCCGCGACCACCGCTGGCCACCACCCTCGCCGTCGTCGCGACCGACGCGACGCTCACCAAGGCGCAGTGCCAGAAGGTCAGCGGCATCGGCCACGACGGCATGGCCCGGGCGCTCAACCCGGTCCACACCATGCTCGACGGCGACACCGTCTTCACCCTCGCCACGGGTGAGCGGGAGGTGCCCGATCCCCCGGTGTTCCACGCGCTGCTGGTGGCCGCCGGCGACGCCGTCACCCGGAGCATCGCCCGGGCGGTGCTCGCGGCGGAGTCCGCGGGCGGGATGCGGGGGTTCCGCGACGCCTTCCCCTCGGCGCTGCCCTAG
- a CDS encoding CDP-alcohol phosphatidyltransferase family protein, which yields MTSATVITGVRTVASLALCLAAATEQSLVLLVAGLAVYWVGDILDGAVARWRGCETRIGAVLDIMSDRLNCAAFYLGLCWLDPGVVVPVGVYLTSFMVVDSFLSLAFLAWPIRSPNYFYAVDERIWRWNWSKPAKAVNSSLFAVLLLVDQLWWVAMVTAVALLGLKLVSLRWLGQLGLPVPDAPVPGGADPLTSR from the coding sequence TTGACCTCGGCAACCGTCATCACCGGGGTGCGGACCGTGGCCTCCCTGGCCCTGTGCCTCGCGGCCGCGACGGAGCAGAGCCTCGTGCTGCTGGTCGCCGGCCTCGCGGTCTACTGGGTCGGCGACATCCTCGACGGCGCCGTGGCCCGGTGGCGTGGCTGCGAGACCCGGATCGGCGCGGTCCTCGACATCATGTCCGACCGGCTCAACTGCGCGGCCTTCTACCTCGGCCTGTGCTGGTTGGACCCGGGCGTCGTGGTGCCGGTCGGCGTCTACCTCACCAGCTTCATGGTGGTCGACTCGTTCCTGTCGCTGGCCTTCCTCGCCTGGCCCATCCGGAGTCCCAACTACTTCTACGCCGTCGACGAGCGGATCTGGCGCTGGAACTGGTCGAAGCCGGCCAAGGCCGTCAACTCCTCCCTCTTCGCGGTGCTGCTGCTGGTCGACCAGCTGTGGTGGGTGGCGATGGTCACCGCCGTGGCGCTGCTGGGCCTCAAGCTGGTGTCCCTGCGGTGGCTCGGGCAGCTCGGGCTCCCGGTCCCGGACGCTCCCGTACCGGGCGGGGCCGACCCGCTCACCAGCCGGTGA
- a CDS encoding methyltransferase family protein: MPVLVPPVQTALWAVGQQVAARALGGRRRPGRLSAAAAVTCIGVGAATAATAVRRFTGAGTTYEPWEPERASVLVTDGPNAFTRNPMYLGLTLVLVGNGLLTGRPATCLAAAGLVTTLTPQIRREEAALAGIFGPEWTAYSGRVRRWL, encoded by the coding sequence ATGCCGGTCCTGGTGCCGCCGGTGCAGACCGCCCTCTGGGCGGTCGGCCAGCAGGTCGCGGCCCGGGCACTGGGCGGTCGGCGGCGTCCGGGCCGGCTGTCGGCCGCGGCCGCGGTCACCTGCATCGGCGTGGGGGCGGCCACGGCGGCCACCGCGGTGCGGCGCTTCACGGGGGCCGGCACCACCTACGAGCCCTGGGAGCCGGAGCGGGCCAGCGTGCTGGTGACCGACGGCCCGAACGCCTTCACCCGGAACCCGATGTACCTCGGCCTGACGCTGGTGCTGGTCGGGAACGGGCTGCTGACCGGGCGACCCGCGACCTGCCTGGCCGCGGCCGGGTTGGTGACGACGCTGACGCCGCAGATCCGGCGGGAGGAGGCCGCGCTGGCCGGGATCTTCGGGCCGGAGTGGACGGCGTACTCCGGCCGCGTCCGGCGCTGGCTCTGA